The Brassica oleracea var. oleracea cultivar TO1000 unplaced genomic scaffold, BOL UnpScaffold00916, whole genome shotgun sequence genome window below encodes:
- the LOC106320415 gene encoding uncharacterized protein LOC106320415 has protein sequence MDNQISALLGWPYYYSHGKTTEELRHSHLCTTLELEQTKMFAREEIRKRDEQLVNLKDILTKTITERDEALEKCQRLMFDNLSRQQQKHMTPPLSGASSIDDETLQPQKLASNKSFSSSDCEESLMSPTDHVINPQPSQPEEVSDAEIMDPLLPDKPLPEKGKLLEAVLKAGPLLQTLLLAGPLPQWRYPPPPLKTFEIPPVTVQCPNVNNGCGKFNRKRVFSDGSHSEAKYQKVLLH, from the exons atggATAACCAAATCAGTGCTCTTCTTGGCTGGCCTTACTACTACTCTCATGGAAAG ACTACAGAAGAATTAAGACACTCTCATCTGTGCACAACACTAGAGctagaacaaacaaaaatgtttgCTCGTGAGGAaataagaaagagagatgaaCAACTCGTCAATCTTAAAGACATATTAACCAAAACCATTACAGAAAGAGACGAAGCCCTCGAGAAATGTCAGCGCCTCATGTTCGATAACCTCTCGCGTCAACAACAGAAGCATATGACTCCTCCTTTATCCGGAGCCTCAAGCATTGATGATGAAACATTGCAGCCTCAAAAACTAGCATCAAACAAGAGCTTCTCCTCCTCGGACTGCGAAGAGAGCCTCATGTCACCCACTGATCACGTCATAAACCCACAACCATCTCAGCCTGAAGAAGTCTCAGATGCTGAGATTATGGATCCACTGCTTCCTGACAAGCCACTGCCTGAGAAGGGTAAACTTCTAGAAGCTGTTTTAAAGGCAGGGCCTCTGCTTCAGACACTGCTCTTAGCTGGTCCATTACCTCAATGGCGATATCCGCCACCGCCTCTCAAGACTTTCGAGATCCCTCCAGTCACCGTCCAGTGCCCTAACGTCAACAATGGGTGTGGAAAATTCAACAGGAAGAGAGTATTCTCAGATGGGTCACATTCAGAGGCTAAGTATCAGaaagttcttctccactga
- the LOC106320414 gene encoding uncharacterized protein LOC106320414 isoform X3, whose product MSKIKNLTLTLRILWRLVLGIMGAHIIEDDARSEHHAVMKYSIADTATTKLRILFKLNSSLDMIFLDMMFLRSYARFVGQNKTSSKTAPPVVYVWGSTSAQNANFSTMIFPRSNITAMTVGYAGCCYSKVLEDKHRCLEGALHHNCPVCFEYLFDSTKDITVLRCGHAVHLECTKDMELHNRYTCPLCSKSICDMSSVWKKLDEEVAAYKIPKVYEDKMGTGR is encoded by the exons ATGAGCAAAATCAAGAACTTGACTCTCACGTTACGCATCTTATGGAGATTAGTTCTGGGTATTATGG GTGCTCACATTATAGAAGACGATGCAAGATCAGAGCACCATGCTGTGATGAAGTATTCGATTGCAGACACTGCCACAACGAAGCTAAG GATTCTCTTCAAACTGAACAGCTCCTTAGACATGATCTTCCTCGACATGATGTTTCTAAG GTCATATGCTCGCTTTGTGGGACAGAACAAGAC GTCCAGCAAAACTGCTCCACCTGTGGTGTATGTATGGGGAAGTACTTCTGCTCAAAATGCAAATTTTTCGACGATGAT CTTTCCAAGAAGCAATATCACTGCGATGACTGTGGGATATGCAG GATGTTGCTACTCCAAAGTTTTGGAGGACAAGCACCGGTGTCTGGAAGGCGCATTGCATCACAATTGCCCGGTTTGTTTTGAg TATCTGTTTGATTCGACAAAAGATATCACGGTCCTGCGATGTGGTCACGCTGTGCATTTAGAGTGTACCAAAGATATGGAGCTGCATAACCG ataCACATGCCCTTTATGCTCTAAATCGATATGTGACATGTCCAGCGTGTGGAAGAAACTTGATGAAGAG GTTGCTGCTTACAAAATCCCAAAAGTGTACGAAGACAAGATG GGCACTGGACGGTGA
- the LOC106320414 gene encoding uncharacterized protein LOC106320414 isoform X2: MSKIKNLTLTLRILWRLVLGIMGAHIIEDDARSEHHAVMKYSIADTATTKLRILFKLNSSLDMIFLDMMFLRSYARFVGQNKTSSKTAPPVVYVWGSTSAQNANFSTMIFPRSNITAMTVGYAGCCYSKVLEDKHRCLEGALHHNCPVCFEYLFDSTKDITVLRCGHAVHLECTKDMELHNRYTCPLCSKSICDMSSVWKKLDEEVAAYKIPKVYEDKMVWILCNDCGSNTDVRFHLIAHKCSSCGSYNTRKTQRGPNTHSYSSGVPQGTGR, encoded by the exons ATGAGCAAAATCAAGAACTTGACTCTCACGTTACGCATCTTATGGAGATTAGTTCTGGGTATTATGG GTGCTCACATTATAGAAGACGATGCAAGATCAGAGCACCATGCTGTGATGAAGTATTCGATTGCAGACACTGCCACAACGAAGCTAAG GATTCTCTTCAAACTGAACAGCTCCTTAGACATGATCTTCCTCGACATGATGTTTCTAAG GTCATATGCTCGCTTTGTGGGACAGAACAAGAC GTCCAGCAAAACTGCTCCACCTGTGGTGTATGTATGGGGAAGTACTTCTGCTCAAAATGCAAATTTTTCGACGATGAT CTTTCCAAGAAGCAATATCACTGCGATGACTGTGGGATATGCAG GATGTTGCTACTCCAAAGTTTTGGAGGACAAGCACCGGTGTCTGGAAGGCGCATTGCATCACAATTGCCCGGTTTGTTTTGAg TATCTGTTTGATTCGACAAAAGATATCACGGTCCTGCGATGTGGTCACGCTGTGCATTTAGAGTGTACCAAAGATATGGAGCTGCATAACCG ataCACATGCCCTTTATGCTCTAAATCGATATGTGACATGTCCAGCGTGTGGAAGAAACTTGATGAAGAG GTTGCTGCTTACAAAATCCCAAAAGTGTACGAAGACAAGATG GTATGGATTCTTTGCAATGACTGTGGTTCAAACACGGATGTCCGGTTTCATTTGATCGCGCATAAGTGCAGTAGCTGCGGTTCATACAATACTAGAAAGACGCAGAGAGGACCTAATACTCACTCTTACTCTTCAGGAGTTCCTCAG GGCACTGGACGGTGA
- the LOC106320414 gene encoding uncharacterized protein LOC106320414 isoform X1 produces the protein MSKIKNLTLTLRILWRLVLGIMGAHIIEDDARSEHHAVMKYSIADTATTKLRILFKLNSSLDMIFLDMMFLRSYARFVGQNKTSSKTAPPVVYVWGSTSAQNANFSTMIFPRSNITAMTVGYAGCCYSKVLEDKHRCLEGALHHNCPVCFEYLFDSTKDITVLRCGHAVHLECTKDMELHNRYTCPLCSKSICDMSSVWKKLDEEVAAYKIPKVYEDKMVWILCNDCGSNTDVRFHLIAHKCSSCGSYNTRKTQRGPNTHSYSSGVPQVVSSTG, from the exons ATGAGCAAAATCAAGAACTTGACTCTCACGTTACGCATCTTATGGAGATTAGTTCTGGGTATTATGG GTGCTCACATTATAGAAGACGATGCAAGATCAGAGCACCATGCTGTGATGAAGTATTCGATTGCAGACACTGCCACAACGAAGCTAAG GATTCTCTTCAAACTGAACAGCTCCTTAGACATGATCTTCCTCGACATGATGTTTCTAAG GTCATATGCTCGCTTTGTGGGACAGAACAAGAC GTCCAGCAAAACTGCTCCACCTGTGGTGTATGTATGGGGAAGTACTTCTGCTCAAAATGCAAATTTTTCGACGATGAT CTTTCCAAGAAGCAATATCACTGCGATGACTGTGGGATATGCAG GATGTTGCTACTCCAAAGTTTTGGAGGACAAGCACCGGTGTCTGGAAGGCGCATTGCATCACAATTGCCCGGTTTGTTTTGAg TATCTGTTTGATTCGACAAAAGATATCACGGTCCTGCGATGTGGTCACGCTGTGCATTTAGAGTGTACCAAAGATATGGAGCTGCATAACCG ataCACATGCCCTTTATGCTCTAAATCGATATGTGACATGTCCAGCGTGTGGAAGAAACTTGATGAAGAG GTTGCTGCTTACAAAATCCCAAAAGTGTACGAAGACAAGATG GTATGGATTCTTTGCAATGACTGTGGTTCAAACACGGATGTCCGGTTTCATTTGATCGCGCATAAGTGCAGTAGCTGCGGTTCATACAATACTAGAAAGACGCAGAGAGGACCTAATACTCACTCTTACTCTTCAGGAGTTCCTCAGGTTGTTAGTTCAACCGGTTAA
- the LOC106320418 gene encoding uncharacterized protein LOC106320418 → MLTHKPRLDPFNIGEAKILVEIELDKNFPKKIALDDKLGNMFLVDVVYSWIPSTCERCGSLGHKAKRCLLKEDKLVLNNESKQDQEEVEIPVVDINPLLVNTESSKETPASNMPKVSTDILPIQTVSKFSTVLQPHHSPSQSGGSETSSEPQGATSPKNSSIAFEHLSPSAKSTSASILAGSPSAHTIPTQVMDNVPSAIISNEGATPSGNDPTIMTPHSTKFIQEQGNMESDFHINEQMDEYGSVSRGGRLLKRTQRYQEMEWHTVRGRGSRGRKGRGS, encoded by the coding sequence ATGCTTACTCATAAGCCAAGGCTGGATCCGTTCAACATAGGAGAGGCTAAAATTTTAGTGGAAATTGAGCTTGATAagaattttcccaaaaaaattgCATTGGATGATAAGCTTGGTAACATGTTTTTGGTCGATGTGGTTTATTCTTGGATTCCATCAACTTGTGAAAGATGTGGGAGCTTAGGTCACAAAGCAAAAAGGTGCTTACTTAAAGAGGACAAGTTGGTTCTCAATAATGAAAGTAAACAAGATCAGGAAGAGGTGGAGATTCCTGTGGTTGATATCAATCCTTTGTTGGTAAACACTGAATCAAGTAAAGAGACACCAGCGAGCAACATGCCTAAGGTGAGCACAGATATACTGCCAATTCAAACAGTATCTAAATTTTCAACAGTGCTTCAGCCTCATCATTCTCCTTCCCAATCCGGAGGTTCAGAAACTTCCTCAGAACCTCAGGGAGCTACTTCTCCTAAGAATAGCTCCATTGCTTTCGAACACTTGTCTCCTAGTGCCAAGTCAACTTCAGCCTCTATACTAGCAGGTTCACCATCTGCTCACACTATTCCAACCCAAGTTATGGACAATGTTCCATCTGCTATTATCAGTAATGAGGGTGCTACACCCTCAGGAAATGATCCAACAATCATGACCCCTCACTCAACCAAGTTTATCCAGGAGCAGGGTAATATGGAAAGTGATTTCCATATTAATGAGCAAATGGATGAATATGGAAGTGTGTCAAGAGGGGGTAGGCTGCTCAAGCGTACACAAAGGTACCAAGAGATGGAATGGCATACAGTTCGTGGACGAGGAAGTCGAGGTCGTAAGGGTCGAGGTTCCTAA